From Brassica oleracea var. oleracea cultivar TO1000 chromosome C3, BOL, whole genome shotgun sequence, a single genomic window includes:
- the LOC106330701 gene encoding uncharacterized protein LOC106330701, with translation MVLTPYHDALVISLTVANCLVKKILEDNGSSGYIIFHAAYKDLGLEESALTRRITPLIGFSGEVKQTTEEVTLPVYAEGINMSTKFIVVYCDSSYNMIMGRPWIHGMGAVPSTLHQMVKFPTPWGIRAIRRDQEYFLSCYQTTLKGKTEEPEVEDMDDVPLIEGDHTQHLKVGSKLTEGLKNMLGIDPEVIMHKLQVDPLHQPIRQNRRKFAPERDAIINNEVKSLLGAGFIREVQ, from the exons ATGGTTCTCACCCCATATCATGACGCCTTGGTCATATCGCTCACTGTAGCGAACTGCCTGGTGAAAAAGATACTGGAAGATAATGGAAGCTCCGGCTACATCATCTTCCATGCCGCATACAAGGATCTGGGGCTGGAGGAAAGCGCTCTAACTCGGAGGATAACCCCTCTCATAGGGTTCAGCGGAGAAGTCAAGCAGACCACCGAAGAGGTGACCCTCCCGGTGTACGCTGAAGGGATCAACATGTCAACCAAGTTCATTGTTGTTTACTGCGATTCATCCTACAATATGATCATGGGACGGCCTTGGATTCACGGCATGGGAGCCGTCCCTTCGACTCTTCACCAGATGGTGAAATTTCCTACGCCCTGGGGCATAAGGGCAATCAGAAGGGATCAAGAGTATTTCCTCTCCTGCTACCAGACTACTTTGAAAGGAAAGACCGAGGAACCGGAGGTCGAAGACATGGACGACGTGCCATTGATCGAAGGGGACCATACCCAACATCTCAAGGTCGGTTCCAAGCTGACCGAAGGACTAAAGA ACATGCTCGGGATCGATCCAGAGGTCATCATGCACAAGCTGCAAGTGGATCCCCTGCACCAACCCATCAGACAAAACAGGAGGAAGTTTGCCCCCGAAAGGGATGCAATCATCAACAACGAAGTCAAAAGCCTGCTCGGCGCAGGGTTCATTCGTGAGGTACAGTAA